ATCCAGCGGCAGCCGGGGGCGAACATCATCGGCGTGGTGGATGAGGTGCAGAAGATTCTGCCGCAGCTGCGGTCGACGATGCCGGCGACGGTTCAACTGCAGGTGCTGACGGATCGGACGAATACGATTCGGGCTTCGGTGAAGGATGTGCAGTTTTCACTAGTGCTGACGATCGGGCTGGTCGTGATGGTGATCTTCCTGTTCCTGCGGTCGATTGCTGCGACGATTATTCCTTCGGTTGCGGTGCCGCTGTCGATTGTGGGGACGTTTGGGGTGATGTACCTGCTCGGGTACAGCCTGAATAACCTCTCGCTGATGGCGTTGACGATCTCTACCGGATTTGTGGTGGATGACGCGATTGTGATGATCGAGAACATTGCGCGGTTTCTGGAGCAGGGTGACTCGCCGTTGGAGGCTGCGCTTAAGGGTTCGGAACAGATTGGGTTCACGATTGTCTCGCTGACGGTGAGCTTGATTGCGGTGCTGATTCCGCTGCTTTTCATGGGCGATATTGTGGGTCGGCTGTTCCGCGAGTTTGCTGTAACGCTGGCGGTTACAATTCTGGTCTCGGCGCTGGTTTCTCTGACATTGACGCCGATGATGGCGGCGAAGCTACTGCGGCATACGCCGGAGAGCGAGCAGAATGCGTTCTACAAGAAGAGCGAAGAGTTCTTCGAGTATGTGATTGCGAAGTATGCTGTGGGGGTGCGGTTTGTACTGCGGCATCAGACAGCCACGCTGCTCGTGACTCTGGCTACGTTTGCACTGACGGTGTATCTGTTTTTGATTGTGCCGAAGGGGTTCTTCCCGGTGCAGGATACGGGCGTGCTGCTGGGAATTACGGAGGCTCCGCAGACGATCAGCTTCAATGCGATGAGCTCGCGGCAACAGGCGTTGGCGAGAATCATTCTGCAGGATAAAGATGTTGAGAGTGTTTCCTCGTTCATTGGGATCGACGGGACCAACTCGACGCTGAACAGCGGACGCATTCAGATCAACTTGAAGGATCGGGAGCAGAGGAGTTCTACCGCGCTTGAGGTGATTCAGCGGCTGGAGCCGAAGGTTGCTACGGTAGATGGGATTCAGTGCTTTCTGCAGCCACTGCAGGATCTGACGGTGGAAGACCGCGTGAGCCGGACGCAGTATCAATACTCGTTGGAAGATGCGAATACTGAGGAGTTGGCGATGTGGACGGGCAGGTTGGTCGCGAAGCTCAACCAGATTCCGATTCTGAGCGACGTGGCGAGCGATGAGCAGATGAGCGGGCTTGAGGCGCAGCTGGTGATCGATCGCGATACGGCTTCTCGGCTGGGAATTACGCCGCAGAATATCGACGACACGCTGGATGATGCATTTGCGCAGCGGCAGGTTTCGACGATCTTTACGCAGCAGAATCAGTATCACGTGGTGCTGGAGGTGGCTCCGAAGTACCAGCGAAATCCGGCGGCGCTCGACAACATTTATGTGAAGAGTTCGAACGGAACGCAAGTGCCGCTGTCGACGTTTACGCACTTTGAAGAGAAGCCCACGGCGCTTGTGATCAATCACCAGGGACAGTTCCCGGCTGTGACGATCTCGTTTAATTTGGCGCCGGGCAAGTCTATCGGCGACGCAGTGGATGCGGTGAATAAGGCCCAGGCGGAGCTGAATATGCCACCGAGCGTTAAGGGTGAGTTCCAGGGTTCGGCGAAGGCTTTTGAGTCTTCGATTGCGAATGAGCCAATTCTGATCCTGGCAGCGCTGATCGTGGTTTATATCGTGCTCGGTGTTTTGTACGAGAGCTATATCCATCCGATTACGATTCTTTCAACGCTGCCGTCGGCTGGAGTTGGCGCGATTCTGGCGCTGCTGCTGTTCCATGTGGACTTGAGTGTGATTGCGCTGATCGGCATCATTCTGCTGATCGGGATCGTGAAGAAGAACGCGATTATGATGATCGACTTTGCGCTGGAGGCTGAGCGCGAACAGGGGATGACGCCGACGGAGGCGATCTATCAGGCTTGTCTGCTGCGGTTTCGGCCGATCATGATGACGACGATGGCGGCACTGCTTGGCGGTTTGCCGCTGGCGCTTGGAACGGGCACGGGTAGTGAGTTGAGGCGGCCGCTGGGGATCACGATTGTTGGCGGACTAATTGTGTCACAGGTGTTGACGCTGTTTACGACGCCGGTGGTTTATCTGTTCTTCGACCGGATCGCGCGCAGGTCGAGGCGGGCTCAAGGTTCCAAGGATGTGGAGTTGCACGCGCACGCGATGTCAGCTGATTGATGGTTAAGGATTAAGAATTATGCATTTTTCAGCACCATTTATTCGGCGGCCGGTAGCGACGTTTCTGTTGTCGCTGGCGGTGATTCTGGCGGGTGCGGTGGCCTATACGCTGCTACCCGTGGCCAGTCTGCCGCAGGTGGAGTTTCCGGTGATCTCGGTAGGTGCGAATTTGCCGGGTGCCGATCCGGAGACGATGGCCTCGTCTGTGGCGACGCCGCTGGAGCGGCAGTTCTCGAAGATTGCCGGCGTCAACGAGATGACGTCCTATTCTTCAACCGGCGTGGTGGGGATTACGCTGCAGTTTGATCTGACGCGCGATGTGAATGGAGCGGCGCGGGATGTGCAGGCGGCGATCAATGCAGCGCGGAGTCAACTGCCTGCGAATCTGCCAAGTAATCCTGGGTACTACAAGGTGAATCCGGCGGACTCGCCGATCATGATTATCGCGTTGACCTCTGACACGATGAATGTGCCGCAGCTGTATGACGCTTGCGACAGTATTCTGGCACAGAAGATCGCGCAGATCCCGGGTGTGGGGCAGACGTTCTGCGGAGGAAGCGCAAAGCCTTCGGTGCGGATCGAGGCGAACCCGATGCAGCTGGCGCACTATGGCGTGGGGCTGGAGGCGTTGCGGGCGGCGATCGGCACGGTGAATGTGAATCAGCCGAAGGGATACCTGCAGGATGACACGCGGCGGTGGAGTGTCAGTGCGACGGATCAGTTGTTTGGCGCGGCGGCGTATGCTCCGTTGATTGTTGCGACGGACAAAGGGCCGGTGAGTTCTGCGGCTGCGAGTTCGGGGCTGCCGGCTTCGGTGGCGAGCGCGTTGACGAGCAATCCGCAGGCGGTTGGTGGAAGTGCGGGTTCGAGTGGTGCCGGGACTGCTGCGAATGCGCCCGTGGCGAACAGTTCGACTGCGGCTGTTGCTGCACCTGTCGTTGCGAGTACCGGGAAGGGCGCCGGGCCTGGAACGGCGCATGGTGTGGTACGGATTCAGGATGTGGCGAATGTCGTCAACAGCGTTGAGGATGTTCATGCTACCGGGGTGTTCAACGGCAAGCCTGCGATTCTTGTGATCGTGTTCAAGACTTCGACGGCGAACGTGATTCAGACGGTGGACAACGTGAAGAAGATGCTGCCGTTGCTCGAGGCATCGATTCCACCGGCGATCTCGGTGCATGTGGCACTCGACCGGACAACGACGATTCGTGCTTCGGTGAAGGATGTAACGCGAACGCTAGTGATCTCGATCCTGCTGGTGATCCTGGTGGTGTTTCTGTTCCTACGGGAGGTGCGGTCGACTTTGATTCCGACGGTCGCGGTGCCTTTGAGCCTGCTGGGGACCTTCGCGGTGATGTATCTGCTGGGATATACGCTGGATAATCTTTCGCTGATGGCGCTAACGATCTCGACGGGGTTTGTGGTCGATGACGCGATTGTGGTGATCGAAAATATCAGCCGGCATCTTGAGGCCGGGATGACGCCGTTGCAGGCGGCGATGGTGGGTTCGAAGGAGATTGGATTTACGGTGGTGTCGATGAGCACGTCGCTGATTGCGGTGTTCATTCCGATTCTGCTAATGGGTGGGATTGTAGGGCGGCTGTTTCGTGAGTTTGCGGTGACGCTGTCGGTCGCAATTATGGTCTCGCTGGTGGTGTCGCTGACGACTACGCCGATGTTGAGCGCGAAGTTTCTGGAGCCACATGGCAGGCGGGAGCATGGGTGGTTCTATCGTTCGGGCGAGCGGGCGCTGGCGTGGATGGCGGCGGAGTATGAGTTGGGGTTGCGCTGGGTGTTGAAGCATCAACGGCTGGTGCTGGTGATTACGGTGCTGACGTTTGTGCTGAATGTTTATCTGTACATCCTGGTACCGAAGGGATTCTTTCCGGAGCAGGATGCGGGGCGTATCGGTGGGCAGGTACAGGGGCAGCAGGATGTATCGTTCGCGCAGATGAAGAAGAATGTGCTGGCGCTGGCGGCGATTGCGCAACAGGATCCAGGCGTTGAAGATGTTACGGCGTTTGCGGGTGGGCGCGGAAATTCGAACGGCGGCTTCATGTTCATGTCGCTGAAGCCGGATGCGGAGCGCAAGAAGGCGGGAGACACGGCGCAGGTGATCGTGAACAGGTTGCGGCCCAAGGTCAGCAACTTGCCTGGCGTGATTATGTACCTGCAGGCGTTTCAGGATCTGCGGATTGGCGGACGGAATACGGCGACGGAGTATCAGTACACCCTGACTGGAGATAATCTGAAGGAGTTGAACGAGTGGGGTCCTAAGTTGCAAGCTGCAATGGATCAACTGCCGCAGATCAAAGACGTCGCTACGGATCAACAGGCGCTGGGATTACGTGGGCAGTTGGTGATCGACCGTGCGACGGCCAGCCGGTTGGGGGTGTCGCCGCTGACGATTGATTCCACGCTGTCGGATGCGTTTGCACAGACCCAGGTTTCGACGACGTACATGCCGCTGAATCAGTATCACGTGGTGATGGAGGTTGCGCCGCAGTTCCAGGAAGATCCGGATGCGCTGAAGAGTATCTATGTGAAGAGCACGACGGGGGCGATGGTGCCCCTGTCGGCGGTGACGCACTTTGAGGCGCAGAGAATTCCGCTGGCGGTAAATCACCAGTCGCAGTCGCCGGCTACGACGTTGTCGTTCAATCTGGCGCCGGGGGCTTCGCTGAGTCAGGCGACGCAGGCGATTCAGCAGGCTCGCGTGGATATCGGGATGCCGTCGGCGATTCATGGCGGATTTGCTGGTTCGGCACAGGCCTTCAAGGATTCGCTGAAGAGTGAGCCGTGGTTGATTTTGCTGGCGTTGATTGCGGTCTATCTTGTGCTGGGGATTCTGTATGAGAGCTTCATTCATCCGCTGACGATTCTGTCGACGCTGCCTTCGGCTGGGGTGGGCGCGATTGTGGCGCTGCTGCTGTTCAACGTGGATTTGAGTGTGATCGCGATGATCGGGATTATTCTTTTAATCGGGATCGTAAAGAAGAATGCGATCATGATGATCGACTTTGCGCTGGTGGCGGAGAGACAGCATGGCAAGACGCCGCAGGAGGCGATCTTCGAGGCTTGTATGCTGCGGTTCCGGCCGATCATGATGACGACGATGGCGGCTCTGCTCGGAGGGCTGCCGCTGGCGCTTGGTCGCGGGACCGGCAGTGAGATGCGGAGACCGCTGGGGATCACGATTGTGGGTGGGTTGATTGTGTCGCAGGCGCTTACGCTGTTTACTACGCCGGTGGTTTATCTGTTTTTCGATCGGGTGAGGGGCAGGTTTGCTCGGGCGGTGCGGGGGCGACGGGCTGGGCGGCGGCGGGTGGCTGAGGTTGTGGCTGGGGATTAGATGGTTTGAGTCAACTGCTTGAGAAAGCTAAAAACAGGCAACCGCGTGCTGCGCGCACGGCGCGATCTCCCATCGAGGCTGACGCGCCTTCGGCGCCTTGTTGGGGTTGGGTTTAGACCAAGGCGGGTTCGGCTACTACCGTGTCCGTCGAGCGACGATGCTCGAGGTAGCTGGTCTGAGTTGGGGATAACAATGTGGGTGGGAAGTAGGAGTTTTCGAAGTACTGCGCCAGCATACGGTGGGTGTTGAAGAAGCTGCCGTTGATGGCGATACAGTGCTGCTGCATGTGCGCCCAGGCGTGAGGATTGGCGTACATGGGAGCGATCGACTCTTCGAGCTTTTCGTACAGGCTGGTTGCTTCGGCAGCTTCGTCTTCGCCGTCTTCGATGGCCCAGCCGGTGGTGTTTTCGGCACAGCCTTCGATCCACCAGCCGTCGAGGATGGAGAGCGAGGGGACACCGTTGAGGGCGGCCTTCATGCCGGAGGTGCCGGAAGCCTCGTAGGGGCGGCGAGGCGTGTTGACCCAGACATCGACGCCCTGGGTGAGGAGAGCGCCCAACTCCCAGTCGTAGTTTTCGATGTAGTAGATCTTGAGGGCCGAAGAGTTGAGCTTGGCGGCAGAGGCGAATACGTCGCGGATGAGGCCTTTGCCGGCGACGTCGGCGGGATGGGCTTTGCCGGCGTAGAGGATCTGGAGGCCGCCGATCTTCTCTGCTATTTCGACGAGGCGTTTGGGGTCGTGCAGAAGAAGGCTGGCGCGCTTGTAGGTGGCGACGCGGCGGGCGAAGCCGAGGGTGAGGACGTTGGGATTGAAGTGATGGCCGGTGCGTTTGGCGATAGCGCTAAAGAGGCGGAGTTTGCCTTTGTTGTGCGCGGCGGCGATGCGGGCCGGGTCGATGCCGTAAACCGACCGGAGGTACTGGTTGTCAGTGCGCCAGTGAGGAATCTCTTCGTCGAGCAACTCCTGAAACTGGGGCGAGAGCCAGGTAGCGGCATGGACGCCGTTGGTGATGGAGTAGACCTTGTAGCCGGGGAACATCTGCTGAGAGACCTTGCCGTGCTGCATGGCCACGCCGTTGACGAAGCGCGAGAAGCGCAGGGCGATGTAGGTCATATTCATTAGGCCGTTGTGGAGGCAGCCAAACTGGTCGATGGCGGCGGCGCGGTCGTTGCCGAGAACCTGGTACATCTGATCAACACCGAACTGATCGTGGCCGGCCGGGACAGGGGTGTGGGTGGTGAAGACGCACTGCTGTCGAACGAACTCGATGTCGGCTTCGGTTGCGTCCTTGAGCGGGGTGCCTGCCAGGTGGTCTTCGAGGAGGCCGATGGCGAGGAGGGCGGCGTGGCCCTCGTTCATGTGATAGACCTTCGGTTTACATGCAAGCGCGTCAAGTAAGGAGACACCAGCGAGGCCGAGAACAGTCTCCTGACAGAGACGGTAGTAGGTGTCGCCGCCGTAGAGGTGGTCGGTGAGGCGGCGGTCCCAGGGGTCGTTGCCTTCGACGTCGGTGTCGAGGAGGAAGACGGGGATGATGTGGCCGGTGACGCCGACGACATCGAAGCGCCAAGCACGGACCAGAACCTGCCGGCCCTGCATGGTGAGGGCGATGATCTGGTTGGCGCTGGGGAGGGTGGTCTCGGGGGACCAGGGGACGTCGGCTTCGGTCTGCTGGCCGATGTCGGAGAGCTTCTGGCGGAAGTAGCCGCAGCGATGGACGAGCGAGATGGCGACCATAGGGGCGGCGGTGTCGGCTGCGGAGCGGAGAGTGTCGCCGGC
The nucleotide sequence above comes from Tunturibacter empetritectus. Encoded proteins:
- a CDS encoding multidrug efflux RND transporter permease subunit, yielding MSPSKPFILRPVATSLLMVAILLAGFVAYEQLPVSALPQVDYPTIQVQTFYPGASPEVMASSVTAPLERQFGQIPGLSQMTSSSSGGGSVITLQFDLSESIDIAQQDVQAAINAAFSYLPKDLPNPPVYSKVNPADAPIMTLALTSDTLPLAKVEDLADTVIAQKISQLSGVGLVSINGGQKPAVRIQANPTALANYGLSLEDIRAAIGTTNVDQAKGNLNGASQSYTIGANDQLPSSDAYNKVIIAYRNGSPVRLSDVANAVDSAENLFQAAWMGTAAQAGAGGQQVHDAVLKPAVIVNIQRQPGANIIGVVDEVQKILPQLRSTMPATVQLQVLTDRTNTIRASVKDVQFSLVLTIGLVVMVIFLFLRSIAATIIPSVAVPLSIVGTFGVMYLLGYSLNNLSLMALTISTGFVVDDAIVMIENIARFLEQGDSPLEAALKGSEQIGFTIVSLTVSLIAVLIPLLFMGDIVGRLFREFAVTLAVTILVSALVSLTLTPMMAAKLLRHTPESEQNAFYKKSEEFFEYVIAKYAVGVRFVLRHQTATLLVTLATFALTVYLFLIVPKGFFPVQDTGVLLGITEAPQTISFNAMSSRQQALARIILQDKDVESVSSFIGIDGTNSTLNSGRIQINLKDREQRSSTALEVIQRLEPKVATVDGIQCFLQPLQDLTVEDRVSRTQYQYSLEDANTEELAMWTGRLVAKLNQIPILSDVASDEQMSGLEAQLVIDRDTASRLGITPQNIDDTLDDAFAQRQVSTIFTQQNQYHVVLEVAPKYQRNPAALDNIYVKSSNGTQVPLSTFTHFEEKPTALVINHQGQFPAVTISFNLAPGKSIGDAVDAVNKAQAELNMPPSVKGEFQGSAKAFESSIANEPILILAALIVVYIVLGVLYESYIHPITILSTLPSAGVGAILALLLFHVDLSVIALIGIILLIGIVKKNAIMMIDFALEAEREQGMTPTEAIYQACLLRFRPIMMTTMAALLGGLPLALGTGTGSELRRPLGITIVGGLIVSQVLTLFTTPVVYLFFDRIARRSRRAQGSKDVELHAHAMSAD
- a CDS encoding efflux RND transporter permease subunit → MHFSAPFIRRPVATFLLSLAVILAGAVAYTLLPVASLPQVEFPVISVGANLPGADPETMASSVATPLERQFSKIAGVNEMTSYSSTGVVGITLQFDLTRDVNGAARDVQAAINAARSQLPANLPSNPGYYKVNPADSPIMIIALTSDTMNVPQLYDACDSILAQKIAQIPGVGQTFCGGSAKPSVRIEANPMQLAHYGVGLEALRAAIGTVNVNQPKGYLQDDTRRWSVSATDQLFGAAAYAPLIVATDKGPVSSAAASSGLPASVASALTSNPQAVGGSAGSSGAGTAANAPVANSSTAAVAAPVVASTGKGAGPGTAHGVVRIQDVANVVNSVEDVHATGVFNGKPAILVIVFKTSTANVIQTVDNVKKMLPLLEASIPPAISVHVALDRTTTIRASVKDVTRTLVISILLVILVVFLFLREVRSTLIPTVAVPLSLLGTFAVMYLLGYTLDNLSLMALTISTGFVVDDAIVVIENISRHLEAGMTPLQAAMVGSKEIGFTVVSMSTSLIAVFIPILLMGGIVGRLFREFAVTLSVAIMVSLVVSLTTTPMLSAKFLEPHGRREHGWFYRSGERALAWMAAEYELGLRWVLKHQRLVLVITVLTFVLNVYLYILVPKGFFPEQDAGRIGGQVQGQQDVSFAQMKKNVLALAAIAQQDPGVEDVTAFAGGRGNSNGGFMFMSLKPDAERKKAGDTAQVIVNRLRPKVSNLPGVIMYLQAFQDLRIGGRNTATEYQYTLTGDNLKELNEWGPKLQAAMDQLPQIKDVATDQQALGLRGQLVIDRATASRLGVSPLTIDSTLSDAFAQTQVSTTYMPLNQYHVVMEVAPQFQEDPDALKSIYVKSTTGAMVPLSAVTHFEAQRIPLAVNHQSQSPATTLSFNLAPGASLSQATQAIQQARVDIGMPSAIHGGFAGSAQAFKDSLKSEPWLILLALIAVYLVLGILYESFIHPLTILSTLPSAGVGAIVALLLFNVDLSVIAMIGIILLIGIVKKNAIMMIDFALVAERQHGKTPQEAIFEACMLRFRPIMMTTMAALLGGLPLALGRGTGSEMRRPLGITIVGGLIVSQALTLFTTPVVYLFFDRVRGRFARAVRGRRAGRRRVAEVVAGD
- the glgP gene encoding alpha-glucan family phosphorylase → MTLPSASIPVTTPDLSTRTIAYFSMEIALSPALPTYSGGLGMLAGDTLRSAADTAAPMVAISLVHRCGYFRQKLSDIGQQTEADVPWSPETTLPSANQIIALTMQGRQVLVRAWRFDVVGVTGHIIPVFLLDTDVEGNDPWDRRLTDHLYGGDTYYRLCQETVLGLAGVSLLDALACKPKVYHMNEGHAALLAIGLLEDHLAGTPLKDATEADIEFVRQQCVFTTHTPVPAGHDQFGVDQMYQVLGNDRAAAIDQFGCLHNGLMNMTYIALRFSRFVNGVAMQHGKVSQQMFPGYKVYSITNGVHAATWLSPQFQELLDEEIPHWRTDNQYLRSVYGIDPARIAAAHNKGKLRLFSAIAKRTGHHFNPNVLTLGFARRVATYKRASLLLHDPKRLVEIAEKIGGLQILYAGKAHPADVAGKGLIRDVFASAAKLNSSALKIYYIENYDWELGALLTQGVDVWVNTPRRPYEASGTSGMKAALNGVPSLSILDGWWIEGCAENTTGWAIEDGEDEAAEATSLYEKLEESIAPMYANPHAWAHMQQHCIAINGSFFNTHRMLAQYFENSYFPPTLLSPTQTSYLEHRRSTDTVVAEPALV